In Hyphomicrobium denitrificans 1NES1, the genomic stretch AGAATCTGTAGGGGCGTCAGCGGCAAAAAAGGTAGAGCGAGAGAAGCGAGCGCCATCGACAGCATATTGCCGAAGTTCGAGCTTGTGCCCATGCGAACGTATTTCATGATGTTTGCGTAGGTCCGCCGGCCTTCGAAGACTCCATCGGCGAGCACGCCGAGATCGGGCGCGAGGAGAATGATGTCGGCTGCTTCGCGCGCAACGTCGGTTCCCCCCTCGACGGATAATCCGACGTCGGCAGCATGAATGGCCGTGGCATCGTTGATTCCATCACCGAGGAAGCCGACAGTATTGCCGCTCAAGCGCAACGCCCGCACTATCCGCCCCTTCTGTTCGGGCGAGATGCGGACGAAGAGATCGGTCGCCGCCGCCCGATCCGCCAAAGCCCTATCGGTCAGACTATCGATCTCGCTGCCTGTGAGAATGCCGTGTGCCGGGATGCCCAGCATCTCGACCAGATGCGAGACGACGGGCGCGGCATCGCCGGAAATGATTTTCACGCTTATGCCGGCGTTGACGAGACGCGCCACAGCATTGCGTGCGCTTGCCTTCGGAGGATCGAGGAAAGCCGCGCATCCTATGAACGTCAGAGCCGCCTCGTCCTCGGGTCCTATTCTCGAGCAATCGGTGCGCATTGCGCGCTGGGCGACTCCAAGCAGCCGCAAGCCCTCGCGGTTTTTGTCTTCGAAAAGCTTGAGAATGTTTTGGCGCATTACATTGTCAAGCGGGACGATGCTTCCGTCGGACCGTTCCACATCCGTGCAGAGACTCAGAAGCGCTTCCGGCGCACCTTTCGTGATCATCTGGCGTGCGTCGCCTCGTGCGACCAAGACTGACGCACGGCGGCGCTCGAAGTCGAAGGGCGCATCGTCGACGCGGTTCCAACCACCGATCGATGTGGGCGCAACTGTAAGGATCGCATCGTCAAGGTTGCTGCGCATTCCGCTCGCGAAGCGGCTGTTGAGCCGAACGAGTTCCGCAGCGCGTTCGCTTTCGCGGCCGTCTGCATCGAAATTGCCGACGTGTGCGATCTTTGCTTCAGTCAGCGTTCCTGTCTTGTCGGTGCACAAGACGTTCATGGCGCCGAGATCGTGGATGGCAGAGAGGCGCTTGACGATGACCCGGCGTTCCGACATCCGGACGGCGCCGCGTGCGAGCGTCACCGTCATGATCATCGGCAGCAATTCCGGTGTCAGGCCTACCGCTAGCGCGACGGCAAACATGAAACTTTCAAGCGAAAGCCCATGCCTTACGAGCTGTGTTAGAAGAACGAAGAGTACCAAAAAGGCCGTCAGTCGAAGAATCAGGACGCCGAGCCGGTGCAAACCGCGCTCGAAGCTCGTCGGCATTTCTCTCGTCTGAACGGAGGCTGCAATTGCACCGAAGCTCGTCTTCCCGCCGACGCGATCGACCATCATCACGGCTTCTCCGCCGACGATCGTGGTACCGGCAAACAGCGCATTGCTAGCGTCCGCAATCGACGGCGATTTTGACATCTCCGGCGACTTTTCTACCGGGTAAGGCTCGCCCGTCAGGATTGCTTCGTTGGCGAGCGCGCCACGGCTTGCGAGCACGATGCCATCAGCTGGAACAAGATCGCCGCCGCGTAATTCAACAACGTCGCCACGCACGACGTCCCTGACGGGTAATTCGACAGGAACCCCGTTGCGGCGCACAGTTGCGGTGATCGCGATCGAACGCTGTAGCGCGGCAATTGCGGATTCGGCTTTGTGTTCTTGGGAGACATCGAGCACGATCGACAGCGCAACGATCAGGGCAATGACGACGAAGCTTTGCCAATCTCCCGTCGCGCCGGAAATTGCGGCAGAAATTAGTAGAATGGCGACCAATGGCTCGGCGACGCGACGCGCTATCTTTGCTATGAGACTTTGATGGCGGCGCGTATCGATGATGTTCGGACCATCGCGCGCGAGCCGCTCTGCCGCCTCAGCCGACGTCAATCCCTCGCGGCGGCTTGCCAGCGCGCGCGTCGCTTCGTCGATTGAGACAAGCCAGAACGGCTGCGGTCCCTCAGATCGTGCGCTCCGAAGCGAGGAGCCGGCGTGGGGCGTCATATACTCAACCATGCATGAAGCATCTCAGCCATGGGTCTGCTAAAGTGCGTGTATCGTGTTAGTTGCCCAACCAAATACGTCAAACGAACGAAAAAGGGCCGGACTATGCTGCAGACGATCCTCGAATCCGCAGTCGCGGCAATACTGGCCATCGATGATAGCGGCCGAATAAAGATCGCAAATCCTGCTGCCGAACGCATGTTCGGCTACACATCAGACGAAATGCTCGGCCGCAATGTCAGCATGTTGATGCCGGAACCGTATCGCACGCAGCATGACCGATATATGGAACGCTATCTACGTACGGGGGAGAAGCGGATCATAGGTATCGGCCGGGAGGCTGAAGGCCAGCGCAAGGATGGAACTATTTTTCCAATTCACCTTGCCGTCGGTGAGTTTGAGATGTCTGATGAACGGTTCTTTTCGGGGATTATCACAGACCTTAGCGCGCATGCCCGTCTGCAGGCGGAGATTGACCGCCAGTCGCTGTTGTTTCAGGCCGTCTTTGATTATGTACCCGAAACGCTCGTCATCTCAGCACCCGAGGGCCAGATCGTTCTGATCAATCCGGCTGCTACGCGCATGTTCGGCTATAGCGCAAGCGAAGCTACCGGACTTGACTGGACAGCGCTTTTCGACGTCCCGCCCGACAAGAAGCAACTGGAAAAAGACTTGGCTGGGCAACAGGCAGGCGATGGCGGGAGCGTTGCAATCTCCACGGTTCTGCGCCGCAAGGATGGGCGCAAGTTTCCCGCACAGGGGCATATTGCGGTCATTACCGGTGCTGACCAGACGCAGATGGCAGTCGTCAGTCTTTTCCGAGATATGACCGAGGAGTTGAAGCGGAGAGAAAGTTCTCTGAGGCTTCAAAAACTCGAGGCTGTTGGGCAACTAACAGGCGGCATAGCCCATGACTTCAATAATCTGTTGACGATCATTTCCGGAAATCTCGAGCTTCTAGAAGGATCGATCTCGAATGCCGAGGACCGTGAGCTTCTTTCTCGCGCAACGAGGGCCGCTGATTCCGGCGCGCGGCTTACCCGGAGACTGCTGACGTTCGCGCGGCGCAGGCAATTGGCTCCGGAGGTGATCAATCTGAACGAGCAGGTCCGAAGCATGACCGAGCTTCTTCACCGTACGCTTGGGGATACGATCGACCTGCAAACGAGTTTCGCTCGGGATCTTTGGCTGACACGCGCGGATGCGGGCGAAGTCGAAGCCGCGGTCATCAATCTGGCGATCAACGCGCGTGATGCGATGCCAAATGGCGGTAAGCTCTCTATCCGAACCAACAATGCAATGCTGGAAAGCGATGAGGTGGGGTTTGAAGGGCCGCTCGTAGCGGGCGATTACGTGCAGATATCGGTTTCCGACAATGGCATCGGAATGAATAGAGCAGTGCTTACCCGCGTCTTCGAGCCATTCTTCACGACTAAGCCGCCCGGACGCGGAACAGGATTGGGGCTCAGCACTATCTATGGTTTCATCAAGCAATCTGGCGGGAACATCACGATTTACAGTGAACCGGGCGTTGGTACGACGGTAAACCTCTATTTCCCGCGCTGCCCCGATTATTCCGGCGCGGCGGCTTCGGTGGCGGACGCGTCGAAGGAGGAAAGAGGGAGTGGTGAGCGTATCCTAGTCGTCGAAGACAATGGCGACGTGCGCGCATTGACGGTGCAGCGCCTGCACCGCCTCGGCTATGAGGTTGTCGAGTTTGCCACGGGCGCGGCGGCGCGAGATGCGCTCAAGGGTGGGCTGGAGGTCGATCTGGTATTTAGCGATATTATGATGCCTGGGGGATTGACGGGGGTCGATCTTGGAAAATGGATCGGTGAATGCCGTTCGGCGCTGCCGGTGATTCTGACGACTGGATTTGCGGACGAGGCAACCGACATTGCGGCCGTCGCCGACGTATGGCCCATCTTACGCAAGCCCTATACGCAGCGGGATCTTGCGGAAGTCGTGCGCAAAACACTTGAAAAGCGCAAGGTTTGACCTTCGCTCGCGGTCAAGCAATGTCCGGCCCGGCTTTCGGGTCGCGATGGCGGCGCCGCTATTGATACGCATCAAGGTCGCCCCATTTTCAGGGAGTATCCGATGTCTGCACAGTGGCGGATATCCCTGTGTCTGTTCAAAGTAAGCGAATGGAGGCTGTGATGTCAGTTCGAAACACGTTGCCCCGGCTTTGGCGAGACGACCGCCATCCTCTGAGTTCATTGCGCGATGAAATGGACGAGCTCTTCGAAAGCTGGACTAAGGATTTCGGCTTTCCGCAGATGCCGTGGGCGCAGGAGGCCCAGTGGGTGACAGAGATAAGCCCGCGTATGAACGTCTCTGAAACCGATAAGGAATTGCAGATCACGGCCGAATTGCCGGGCGTTGATCAGAAGGATATCGAGATCACGCTCACCGGCGGCGATCTCCTTATCAAGGGCGAGAAAAAGTCCGAGACCGACGAGAAGAAGGACGAGCGCAGCCGCTCCTATCACCGCGTCGAGCGATCCTTCGGCTCGTTCCAAAGACGGCTTTCGCTGCCCTATGACGTTGATCCCGACAAGGTTCAGGCGTCGTTCAAGGATGGCATCCTCACCCTGACGCTACCGAAGCCACCCGAGGTGCAGAAGGCCGCCAAGAAAATTGAGATCAAGGGCGAGAAGCAGATCGAGGCAAAAAAAGCTGCGTGAGCGCATCGCTCCTGCGTGCCGATAGGGGACGCCGAGCCGCCTTTGGCGTCCTCAATCGCGGCTCAGCTTAGCCTTTCTTGCGCCTCACATCGCATGCGAAAATATAACCGATACTGCGGATAGACTTAATTTTTGCCGATGCGCCTGGACCCGAGTCAATTTTACGGCGGAGTCTACTCACCAAGGCGTCAATCGAGCGGTCAAGCGGCGAGTAGTCGTGGCCCTTTAACAGGTCCATGATCTCATCGCGTGTGAGCGCGCGATGCGGGCGCCGAACAAATATCTCTAGAAGGTTAAACTCCGCCGTCGTCAGCTCGCGCAGGGCGCCTTTTTCATCCTTCATCTCTCGGCTTGTCAAATCCATTGTCCAGCCTGCGAACTCGTAAACTTCGTGCGCTGGGGAAGGAGTGGCCAAGGCCGCCCTGTTGCTTCCTTCGTGTCGTCTCAAGACGGAGCGAACGCGGGCAAGAACCTCCCGCAAGTTAAAGGGCTTCGAGATGTAATCGTCGGCTCCGATCTCAAGACCGACGATACGGTCGACGGTATCGCCCTTGCCTGAGACCATGACGATGGGAACATCGTGCCGCGCACGTATTTCGCGTGCGAGACAGAGTCCATCTTCCTGGCCAAGAGATAGGTCGAGCGTGACGAGGCTCACCGTATCGTGCTCGAGAGCGGCACGCGTCGCCGCTCCATCCGCGGCTTCTGCGACGGTATACCCTTCTCGTTCGAAGCACGTCCTCAACAGACGCCGGATTTCGGGTTCGTCGTCAACGACAAGTATTTTCGTTGTCACGTCAGCTCTCCGAGGCCTGGCGCGGTGGAGTTTCGAATTACAAATTGTTACAATTATTCACTGTTCGCGCATACCCGCGCGATCCTTGGCCGCTTCTATGCCGACCGATCGATGAAGCCTTTCGGCAGAGCCAAGGAGAGCGGATATGTTGGGCGCAACGGGTGTTCATGATGTTGTTCCGTACAATCCTTATGCGGGGCTGTCGAGCGAGGAGAGACCTTGCGCCCGGCAGCGCGATGGGTTTGAGAATGCCACATTCCGGAAGATCGGAGCCAAAGAATACGTTTTCTGTGACGGCGACCCGAGGACGCACATTTTCTACGTTGAGCAAGGGGTCATTGCGCTGTCGAAAATTCTGGGGGATGGCCGCCGGCAAGTCATCGACTTCGCATACCCGGGGGATTACATCGGCCTTGGCCTCCTCAAAGAGTACATTTTCGATGCTCAAGCGACCTGCCTCGCTAAGGTTAAGTGCATCCCGGCGTCGGCACTGGAACAGGCGGCTGCGTCCGATCCAGACCTCGCATTGAAGCTTTACAAGGCGGTATCGGCGGAGCTTACAACCGCTCGAAATCTCCTTGTCTGTGTCGGCCAAGGCACCGCAATGGAGCGGATCGCCATGTTTCTGGTCAGGCTGCGCAATCGCGCAGCGATCTCCGGCGCCAACGACGGCGTTTTCAGTCTGCTGATGCGCCGCTCCGACATCGCAGATCTTCTGGGTCTGACGATCGAGACGGTCAGCCGAACGCTGACGAAGTTGCGCGGTATGCATGTCATCGACATCGTCAATGCGACTGAGATCCATGTTCTTGACGAGGACAAGCTGGAGCAGCTGGCCGCTTGAGCGTTAAGGATCGTGAACGATCTTTTACTTAATGCTTATCGCAGGTGCCTTTTCCGACGCCGACCAACGACAGCGTTTCCACGCGGGGGCAGTATTGCTCCCGCCCGGGATCGCTG encodes the following:
- a CDS encoding PAS domain S-box protein — its product is MLQTILESAVAAILAIDDSGRIKIANPAAERMFGYTSDEMLGRNVSMLMPEPYRTQHDRYMERYLRTGEKRIIGIGREAEGQRKDGTIFPIHLAVGEFEMSDERFFSGIITDLSAHARLQAEIDRQSLLFQAVFDYVPETLVISAPEGQIVLINPAATRMFGYSASEATGLDWTALFDVPPDKKQLEKDLAGQQAGDGGSVAISTVLRRKDGRKFPAQGHIAVITGADQTQMAVVSLFRDMTEELKRRESSLRLQKLEAVGQLTGGIAHDFNNLLTIISGNLELLEGSISNAEDRELLSRATRAADSGARLTRRLLTFARRRQLAPEVINLNEQVRSMTELLHRTLGDTIDLQTSFARDLWLTRADAGEVEAAVINLAINARDAMPNGGKLSIRTNNAMLESDEVGFEGPLVAGDYVQISVSDNGIGMNRAVLTRVFEPFFTTKPPGRGTGLGLSTIYGFIKQSGGNITIYSEPGVGTTVNLYFPRCPDYSGAAASVADASKEERGSGERILVVEDNGDVRALTVQRLHRLGYEVVEFATGAAARDALKGGLEVDLVFSDIMMPGGLTGVDLGKWIGECRSALPVILTTGFADEATDIAAVADVWPILRKPYTQRDLAEVVRKTLEKRKV
- a CDS encoding Crp/Fnr family transcriptional regulator; the protein is MLGATGVHDVVPYNPYAGLSSEERPCARQRDGFENATFRKIGAKEYVFCDGDPRTHIFYVEQGVIALSKILGDGRRQVIDFAYPGDYIGLGLLKEYIFDAQATCLAKVKCIPASALEQAAASDPDLALKLYKAVSAELTTARNLLVCVGQGTAMERIAMFLVRLRNRAAISGANDGVFSLLMRRSDIADLLGLTIETVSRTLTKLRGMHVIDIVNATEIHVLDEDKLEQLAA
- a CDS encoding Hsp20/alpha crystallin family protein; this translates as MSVRNTLPRLWRDDRHPLSSLRDEMDELFESWTKDFGFPQMPWAQEAQWVTEISPRMNVSETDKELQITAELPGVDQKDIEITLTGGDLLIKGEKKSETDEKKDERSRSYHRVERSFGSFQRRLSLPYDVDPDKVQASFKDGILTLTLPKPPEVQKAAKKIEIKGEKQIEAKKAA
- the mgtA gene encoding magnesium-translocating P-type ATPase, which produces MTPHAGSSLRSARSEGPQPFWLVSIDEATRALASRREGLTSAEAAERLARDGPNIIDTRRHQSLIAKIARRVAEPLVAILLISAAISGATGDWQSFVVIALIVALSIVLDVSQEHKAESAIAALQRSIAITATVRRNGVPVELPVRDVVRGDVVELRGGDLVPADGIVLASRGALANEAILTGEPYPVEKSPEMSKSPSIADASNALFAGTTIVGGEAVMMVDRVGGKTSFGAIAASVQTREMPTSFERGLHRLGVLILRLTAFLVLFVLLTQLVRHGLSLESFMFAVALAVGLTPELLPMIMTVTLARGAVRMSERRVIVKRLSAIHDLGAMNVLCTDKTGTLTEAKIAHVGNFDADGRESERAAELVRLNSRFASGMRSNLDDAILTVAPTSIGGWNRVDDAPFDFERRRASVLVARGDARQMITKGAPEALLSLCTDVERSDGSIVPLDNVMRQNILKLFEDKNREGLRLLGVAQRAMRTDCSRIGPEDEAALTFIGCAAFLDPPKASARNAVARLVNAGISVKIISGDAAPVVSHLVEMLGIPAHGILTGSEIDSLTDRALADRAAATDLFVRISPEQKGRIVRALRLSGNTVGFLGDGINDATAIHAADVGLSVEGGTDVAREAADIILLAPDLGVLADGVFEGRRTYANIMKYVRMGTSSNFGNMLSMALASLALPFLPLTPLQILLNNLLYDFSEIGIPFDSADEAALARPQAWNINSVLGFTLVMGPLSSLFDLATFALLELGFKADIDVFRTAWFIESIATQVLVIFVIRTAQRAWTGRPNRILVWTSLGALAVALLVALTPIGRFAGFVPPPMPILAAIAGITVIYLAAAEALKPLAMR
- a CDS encoding response regulator; translation: MTTKILVVDDEPEIRRLLRTCFEREGYTVAEAADGAATRAALEHDTVSLVTLDLSLGQEDGLCLAREIRARHDVPIVMVSGKGDTVDRIVGLEIGADDYISKPFNLREVLARVRSVLRRHEGSNRAALATPSPAHEVYEFAGWTMDLTSREMKDEKGALRELTTAEFNLLEIFVRRPHRALTRDEIMDLLKGHDYSPLDRSIDALVSRLRRKIDSGPGASAKIKSIRSIGYIFACDVRRKKG